In Lysobacter lycopersici, a genomic segment contains:
- a CDS encoding NAD kinase has translation MTRRIAFLASGTDDSSSALQALEAAHGRCKPEEADILVALGGDGFMLQTLHRHGALGKPVFGMKLGTVGFLMNHYRADDLLERLERAEPAVLRPLAMEAQTESGATVHSLAYNEVSLLRQTRQAAHLRIDLNGQPRLDELICDGVMVATPAGSTAYNFSASGPILPLGANVVALTPIAPFRPRRWRGAVLKAGTEVRFKVLDPYKRPVSATADSHEVRDVVEVAIREATDRTVTLLFDPEHNLEERILSEQFVA, from the coding sequence ATGACCCGACGCATCGCCTTCCTCGCCAGCGGCACAGACGACTCCAGCAGCGCATTGCAGGCTCTGGAAGCCGCGCATGGCCGTTGCAAGCCTGAAGAAGCGGACATCCTCGTCGCGCTCGGCGGCGACGGCTTCATGCTGCAGACGCTGCATCGCCACGGCGCGCTCGGCAAGCCGGTGTTCGGGATGAAGCTCGGCACGGTCGGCTTCCTGATGAACCATTACCGCGCCGACGACCTGCTCGAACGGCTCGAACGCGCCGAACCCGCGGTGCTGCGTCCGCTGGCGATGGAAGCGCAGACCGAATCCGGCGCGACCGTGCATTCGCTGGCCTACAACGAGGTGTCGCTGTTGCGGCAGACGCGGCAGGCGGCGCACCTGCGCATCGACCTCAACGGCCAGCCGCGCCTGGACGAACTGATCTGCGATGGCGTCATGGTGGCGACGCCCGCGGGCAGCACGGCCTACAACTTCTCCGCGAGCGGGCCGATCCTGCCGCTGGGCGCGAACGTGGTGGCGCTGACGCCGATCGCGCCGTTCCGGCCGCGGCGCTGGCGCGGGGCGGTGCTGAAGGCGGGCACCGAGGTGCGCTTCAAGGTGCTGGATCCGTACAAGCGACCGGTCAGCGCGACCGCGGATTCGCACGAGGTGCGGGACGTGGTGGAAGTGGCGATCCGCGAAGCAACGGACCGTACTGTGACGCTGCTGTTCGATCCCGAGCACAACCTCGAGGAACGGATCTTGAGCGAGCAGTTCGTGGCTTGA
- a CDS encoding delta-60 repeat domain-containing protein: MRLLASAVTLALFALAGLAHAAPGGLDPSFGAGGRVVTDFNLSTDIANAVALQADGKLVVVGTTYTDNGYSGEDFAIARYNADGSIDTSFGTNGRVTTDFPGLAAVASSVLVQPDGKILVAGGAYPLFVFLGNFELARYNPDGSLDTGFGDGGIVTTVFPHGSYAFALALQPDGRIIAAGTDYVDFSSEANSDTDFAIARYEADGSPDSSFGSGGQVSTDFERLNDDAFAVLIRPDGRIVVVGSSRDRLTDYDFAAARYLADGQLDPAFGTGGKVSTDFARGFDRARAAALQPDGSIVAAGFAIRTSGIHENFAAVRYLPDGALDTAFGGDGKVQVSFGSCCQFANEVLLQRDGKLVLVGYPDSESSDSDFTLARLNRNGSLDPNFGTAGKVRTSFGDLNGGANGAVLQPDGRIVAVGFQAFYPTPKGVQFALARYLAR; the protein is encoded by the coding sequence ATGCGACTCCTCGCGTCTGCGGTCACTCTCGCGCTGTTCGCGCTCGCTGGCCTCGCCCACGCCGCGCCCGGCGGCCTCGATCCCTCGTTCGGCGCCGGCGGCCGGGTCGTCACCGATTTCAACCTCAGCACCGACATCGCCAATGCCGTCGCGCTGCAGGCAGACGGCAAGCTCGTCGTCGTCGGCACGACCTACACCGACAACGGCTACTCCGGCGAAGACTTCGCGATCGCGCGCTACAACGCCGACGGTTCGATCGACACCAGCTTCGGTACGAACGGGCGCGTCACCACCGACTTCCCCGGGCTCGCCGCCGTGGCCTCGTCGGTGCTGGTGCAGCCCGACGGCAAAATCCTCGTCGCCGGCGGGGCATATCCGCTATTCGTCTTCCTCGGCAACTTCGAACTCGCGCGCTACAACCCCGACGGCTCGCTCGATACCGGCTTCGGCGATGGCGGCATCGTCACCACGGTGTTCCCGCACGGCAGCTACGCCTTCGCGCTGGCCTTGCAACCCGACGGCAGGATCATCGCCGCCGGCACCGACTACGTGGATTTCTCCAGCGAAGCCAACTCCGACACCGACTTCGCGATCGCACGCTACGAGGCGGACGGTTCGCCGGATTCCTCGTTCGGCAGCGGCGGCCAGGTCTCGACCGATTTCGAGCGCCTGAACGACGACGCGTTCGCCGTGTTGATCCGGCCGGACGGCCGCATCGTCGTCGTCGGTTCCTCGCGCGACCGGCTGACCGACTACGACTTCGCGGCGGCGCGGTACCTCGCGGACGGCCAGCTCGACCCCGCGTTCGGCACGGGCGGCAAGGTCAGCACCGATTTCGCCCGCGGTTTCGACCGCGCGCGCGCCGCGGCGCTGCAGCCCGACGGCAGCATCGTCGCCGCCGGGTTCGCGATCCGGACGAGCGGCATCCACGAGAATTTCGCGGCGGTGCGCTATCTCCCCGATGGTGCGCTCGACACCGCGTTCGGCGGCGATGGCAAGGTGCAGGTCAGCTTCGGCAGTTGCTGCCAGTTCGCCAACGAGGTGCTGCTGCAACGCGACGGAAAACTCGTGCTGGTCGGTTACCCGGACAGCGAATCCTCGGATTCCGACTTCACCCTTGCGCGCCTGAACCGCAACGGTTCGCTGGATCCGAACTTCGGCACCGCCGGCAAGGTCCGCACCTCGTTCGGCGACCTCAATGGCGGCGCGAACGGCGCGGTGCTGCAGCCCGACGGCAGGATCGTGGCGGTCGGCTTCCAGGCGTTCTACCCGACGCCGAAGGGCGTGCAGTTCGCGCTGGCGCGCTATCTGGCGAGGTAG
- a CDS encoding DEAD/DEAH box helicase, which translates to MTFETLGLSPALLRTLADAGYTQPTDIQAQAIPLVLDGRDVLGGAQTGTGKTAAFGLPLLQRLAKATPPNGPRKARALVLVPTRELAVQVADSLKTYGRGLRLGTTTLFGGAGMQPQIDSLRRGTDIVVACPGRLLDHLERGTVKLDAIEVLVLDEADRMLDMGFLPAIKRIVNRVPNDRQTLLFSATFEERIKGLALDFMRDPQQVQVAANNTIAETIVHRVHPVDGARKRDLLIEILSQRHTDQVLVFGKTKHGANRLAEQLEKAGLKAAAIHGNKSQAQRQKALDAFKAGKVRVLVATDVAARGLDIPQLPLVINHDLPMVAEDYVHRIGRTGRAGASGEALSLVSPEEGGLLRQIQRMLKAEIVMETVAGYAPSKPIRLDAPIPKNGGGQRPAGGQRPPRKPAHRAHGKPQSRAPQAHAGTPQRKEGQGQRRRGGRNGRA; encoded by the coding sequence ATGACGTTCGAAACCCTGGGCCTTTCGCCCGCGCTGCTGCGCACCCTGGCCGATGCCGGCTACACGCAGCCCACCGACATCCAGGCCCAGGCCATCCCGCTGGTGCTCGACGGCCGCGACGTGCTCGGCGGCGCGCAGACCGGCACCGGCAAGACCGCCGCGTTCGGCCTGCCGTTGCTGCAGCGCCTGGCCAAGGCCACGCCGCCCAACGGCCCGCGCAAGGCGCGCGCGCTGGTGCTGGTACCCACCCGCGAGCTGGCGGTGCAGGTCGCCGACAGCCTCAAGACCTACGGCCGTGGCCTGCGCCTCGGCACGACCACGCTGTTCGGCGGCGCCGGCATGCAGCCGCAGATAGACAGCCTGCGTCGCGGCACCGACATCGTTGTCGCCTGCCCGGGACGCCTGCTCGATCACCTCGAACGCGGCACGGTCAAGCTCGACGCGATCGAAGTTCTCGTCCTCGACGAAGCCGACCGCATGCTCGACATGGGCTTCCTGCCGGCGATCAAGCGCATCGTGAACCGCGTTCCGAACGACCGGCAGACGCTGCTGTTCTCGGCCACGTTCGAGGAACGCATCAAGGGCCTCGCGCTGGATTTCATGCGCGACCCGCAACAGGTGCAGGTCGCGGCGAACAACACCATCGCCGAGACCATCGTGCACCGGGTGCATCCGGTCGATGGCGCGCGCAAGCGCGACCTGCTGATCGAGATCCTGAGCCAGCGCCATACCGACCAGGTGCTGGTGTTCGGCAAGACCAAGCACGGCGCCAACCGCCTCGCCGAACAGCTGGAAAAAGCCGGGCTCAAGGCCGCGGCGATCCACGGCAACAAGAGCCAGGCGCAGCGGCAGAAGGCGCTGGATGCGTTCAAGGCCGGCAAGGTGCGCGTGCTGGTCGCGACCGACGTCGCCGCGCGCGGGCTCGACATCCCGCAGCTGCCACTGGTGATCAACCACGACCTGCCGATGGTCGCCGAGGATTACGTGCATCGCATTGGCCGCACCGGCCGCGCCGGCGCGAGCGGCGAAGCGCTGTCGCTGGTGTCGCCGGAGGAGGGCGGCCTGCTGCGCCAGATCCAGCGCATGCTCAAGGCCGAGATCGTGATGGAAACGGTCGCCGGCTATGCGCCGAGCAAGCCGATCCGGCTCGATGCGCCGATCCCGAAGAACGGTGGCGGGCAGCGGCCGGCCGGTGGCCAGCGTCCGCCACGCAAGCCGGCGCACCGCGCGCACGGCAAGCCGCAATCGCGCGCTCCGCAGGCGCATGCGGGCACGCCGCAGCGCAAGGAAGGGCAGGGCCAGCGTCGTCGCGGCGGGCGCAACGGTCGGGCCTGA
- a CDS encoding 5'-nucleotidase yields MESVPAQPLVVAITSRALFSMEDSHGLFEREGVEAFRAHQHAREDQPLSPGVAFPLVRKLLALNANAPPGAPHVEVILLSRNSADTGLRVFNSIQHHGLDIVRATFTSGAPVWPYIKPFGAQLFLSANPESVRRALDAGVAAATILPAQASESPREQLRIAFDGDAVIFGDEGERVSRAQGIEAFGAHERDKAHEPLSGGPFRGFLDALHRLQEAFPTGDASPIRTALVTARSAPAHERVIRTLREWGVRLDEALFLGGRDKGAFLEAFGADIFFDDSQHNIESARRHVAAGHVPHGIAND; encoded by the coding sequence ATGGAATCGGTTCCCGCCCAGCCGCTGGTCGTCGCGATCACCTCGCGTGCGCTGTTCTCGATGGAGGACAGCCACGGCCTGTTCGAACGCGAGGGCGTAGAGGCGTTCCGCGCGCACCAGCACGCGCGTGAGGACCAGCCGCTGTCGCCGGGTGTCGCGTTCCCGCTGGTGCGCAAGCTGCTGGCGCTGAACGCGAACGCGCCACCGGGCGCGCCGCATGTGGAAGTCATCCTGCTGTCGCGCAATTCCGCCGACACCGGCCTGCGCGTGTTCAATTCCATCCAGCACCACGGCCTGGACATCGTGCGCGCCACGTTCACCTCCGGCGCGCCGGTGTGGCCCTACATCAAGCCATTCGGCGCGCAACTGTTCCTGTCGGCGAATCCCGAATCCGTCCGGCGCGCGCTGGACGCCGGCGTGGCCGCCGCGACGATCCTCCCCGCGCAAGCGAGCGAATCGCCGCGCGAACAGCTGCGCATCGCCTTCGACGGCGACGCGGTGATCTTCGGCGACGAGGGCGAACGCGTGTCGCGCGCGCAGGGCATCGAGGCCTTCGGCGCGCACGAACGCGACAAGGCGCACGAACCGCTGTCCGGCGGGCCGTTCCGCGGCTTCCTCGACGCATTGCACCGGTTGCAGGAGGCGTTCCCGACGGGCGATGCCTCGCCGATCCGCACCGCGCTGGTCACCGCGCGTTCGGCGCCGGCGCACGAACGCGTGATCCGCACCCTGCGCGAATGGGGCGTGCGCCTGGACGAGGCGCTGTTCCTCGGCGGCCGCGACAAGGGCGCGTTCCTCGAAGCCTTCGGCGCCGACATCTTCTTCGACGATTCGCAGCACAACATCGAATCCGCGCGCCGGCACGTCGCCGCCGGGCACGTGCCGCACGGCATCGCCAACGACTGA
- a CDS encoding DUF2939 domain-containing protein — MKKWLVALAVVLVLLLGYGVAGPYLAIRGIHSAIEARDPNKLERYVDFPTLRANVRAKVAKRLLASATSPFGRVVGDDRGRVLIGEISDKAVDAMVSPLGIALLLEGRALSHRVTGKAPVGEKDDAADPLLHAKTKFESPSRFTATVDSAEGRPVVFVFERKWLSWKLSDLRLPAN, encoded by the coding sequence ATGAAGAAGTGGCTGGTTGCACTGGCGGTCGTGCTGGTGCTGTTGCTGGGTTACGGCGTGGCGGGTCCGTATCTCGCGATCCGCGGGATCCATTCCGCGATCGAGGCGCGCGACCCGAACAAGCTCGAACGCTACGTCGATTTCCCGACCCTGCGCGCGAACGTGCGCGCCAAGGTCGCGAAACGCCTGCTCGCCAGCGCGACGTCGCCGTTCGGACGCGTCGTCGGCGACGACCGCGGCCGCGTCCTGATCGGCGAGATCAGCGACAAGGCCGTCGACGCGATGGTGTCGCCGCTGGGGATCGCCCTGCTGCTCGAAGGCCGCGCGCTGTCCCACCGCGTGACCGGCAAGGCGCCGGTCGGCGAGAAGGACGATGCCGCCGACCCGCTGCTGCACGCGAAAACGAAATTCGAATCGCCCTCGCGCTTCACCGCCACCGTCGACAGCGCAGAAGGTCGCCCGGTGGTGTTCGTGTTCGAACGCAAGTGGCTGTCCTGGAAACTGTCCGACCTGCGCCTGCCGGCGAACTGA
- a CDS encoding DUF2461 domain-containing protein yields the protein MTTYFSDASFKFLRGLARHNERAWFLARKAEYDAAVREPFQRLLGDLQPALAAISEHYRSEPKGVGGSLFRIHRDTRFSGDKTPYKNWQGARLFHARSRQVEAPSFYLHLQPGECFVAGGIWHPSTPALRRIRQFIVDNPGGWQAAAHAPAFRKRFDLESDEMLVRNPPGFPADFRFIDDLRHKNFVAVRAIDDAAMVGPRLLTTLEKDLQALAPLVDYLCAALDLEF from the coding sequence ATGACCACGTATTTCAGCGACGCCAGTTTCAAGTTCCTGCGCGGCCTCGCCCGCCACAACGAGCGCGCGTGGTTCCTCGCGCGCAAGGCCGAATACGACGCCGCGGTGCGCGAACCGTTCCAGCGCCTGCTCGGCGACCTGCAGCCAGCGCTGGCGGCGATCAGCGAACACTATCGTTCCGAACCCAAGGGCGTTGGCGGCTCGCTGTTCCGCATCCATCGCGATACGCGCTTTTCCGGCGACAAGACCCCGTACAAGAACTGGCAGGGCGCGCGCCTGTTCCACGCGCGTTCGCGCCAGGTCGAGGCGCCGTCGTTCTACCTGCACCTGCAGCCGGGCGAATGCTTCGTCGCCGGCGGCATCTGGCATCCCTCCACGCCGGCGCTGCGCAGGATCCGCCAGTTCATCGTCGACAACCCCGGTGGCTGGCAGGCCGCGGCGCACGCGCCCGCGTTCCGCAAGCGTTTCGATCTCGAAAGCGACGAAATGCTGGTGCGCAATCCGCCCGGCTTCCCCGCCGATTTCCGCTTCATCGACGACCTGCGCCACAAGAACTTCGTCGCCGTGCGCGCCATCGACGACGCGGCCATGGTCGGGCCGCGCCTGCTCACGACGCTGGAAAAGGACCTGCAGGCGCTGGCGCCGCTGGTGGATTATCTTTGCGCAGCGCTGGACCTGGAGTTCTGA
- the sbcB gene encoding exodeoxyribonuclease I: MTASFLFYDLETFGTDPRRSRIAQFAAIRTNEALDEVEEPISFFVKPADDLLPAPVATLITGIAPQDALRDGMNEAAAFARINDEMARPGTCSAGYNSLRFDDEFVRHGLYRDFYDPYEREWRGGNSRWDLLDALRLMHALRPEGIAWRAREDGGGTSFKLEHLAEDNGLRVGDAHEALSDVRATIGLARLFRKAQPRLWDYALKLRDKRFAASLLDPVAMAPLLHVSQRYPASRMSAAPVVPLARHPRIDGRMIVFDLASDPGALLELDAETIAARMYLRRDQLGEGEERIALKEVHFNKCPALVAWDHLRPADFERLGIDPAEAETRAARLRAAGPALAEKLRNVYTVEAERGPADADGALYDGFIDDADRRLFPQVRSMPPEALGLAQFAFRDPRLPELLFRYRARNWPAMLSAAERERWDGYRRERLLTDSGLSESTLPAFFSEIETLRGEHAGDDAKLALLGRLEAWGREIEGSLR; the protein is encoded by the coding sequence ATGACCGCTTCCTTCCTCTTCTACGACCTCGAAACCTTCGGCACCGACCCGCGTCGCAGCCGCATCGCGCAGTTCGCGGCGATCCGCACCAACGAGGCGCTGGACGAGGTCGAGGAGCCGATTTCGTTCTTCGTCAAACCGGCCGACGACCTGCTGCCCGCGCCGGTCGCGACCCTGATCACCGGCATCGCGCCGCAGGACGCGCTGCGCGACGGGATGAACGAGGCCGCGGCGTTCGCGCGCATCAACGACGAGATGGCGCGGCCCGGAACCTGCAGCGCCGGCTACAACTCGCTGCGCTTCGACGACGAGTTCGTGCGTCATGGCCTGTATCGCGACTTTTACGATCCCTACGAACGCGAATGGCGCGGCGGCAATTCGCGCTGGGACCTGCTCGACGCGCTGCGGCTGATGCACGCGCTGCGGCCGGAAGGCATCGCGTGGCGGGCGCGCGAGGACGGCGGCGGCACCAGCTTCAAGCTCGAACACCTGGCCGAGGACAACGGCCTGCGCGTCGGCGACGCGCACGAGGCCTTGAGCGACGTGCGCGCGACGATCGGCCTCGCCCGGTTGTTCCGCAAGGCGCAACCGCGGCTCTGGGACTACGCGCTGAAACTGCGCGACAAGCGCTTCGCCGCTTCGCTGCTGGATCCGGTAGCGATGGCGCCGCTGCTGCACGTGTCGCAGCGCTATCCGGCCAGCCGCATGAGTGCCGCGCCGGTGGTTCCGCTGGCGCGGCATCCGCGCATCGACGGGCGCATGATCGTGTTCGACCTGGCATCCGATCCGGGCGCCCTGCTCGAACTCGATGCCGAAACGATTGCTGCACGCATGTACCTGCGCCGCGACCAGCTCGGCGAAGGCGAGGAACGCATCGCGCTGAAGGAAGTGCATTTCAACAAATGCCCCGCGCTGGTTGCCTGGGATCATTTGCGTCCAGCGGATTTCGAACGCCTCGGCATCGATCCGGCTGAAGCCGAAACCCGTGCCGCGCGCCTGCGCGCCGCCGGTCCGGCGCTGGCGGAAAAACTGCGTAATGTCTACACCGTCGAAGCCGAACGCGGGCCGGCCGACGCCGATGGCGCGCTGTACGACGGCTTCATCGACGACGCCGACCGGCGCCTGTTCCCGCAGGTGCGCAGCATGCCGCCGGAAGCGCTCGGGCTGGCGCAATTCGCGTTCCGCGACCCGCGCCTGCCGGAACTGCTGTTCCGCTACCGCGCGCGCAACTGGCCGGCGATGCTTTCCGCGGCCGAACGCGAGCGCTGGGACGGCTACCGCCGCGAACGCCTGCTCACGGACTCGGGACTGTCGGAATCCACCCTGCCCGCCTTTTTCTCCGAAATCGAAACCCTGCGCGGCGAACACGCCGGCGACGATGCGAAACTGGCGTTGCTCGGCCGGCTCGAAGCCTGGGGCCGCGAGATCGAGGGTTCCTTGCGATGA
- a CDS encoding FAD-dependent oxidoreductase produces the protein MSMSARHITIIGGGLAGALLATLLAQRGWAVDVYEKRGDPRVHGYAGGRSINLALAERGRHALRQANVDDAVMAKAVMMRGRFVHPLHGEPGLQRYGRDDSEVIWSVSRGELNIALLDAAQAAGARLHFDHGLERVDFDAGLAHFRQADGVGTARPFHALVGADGAGSALRGQMAPHVALNERTEWLDHGYKELEIPPTADGDFRIEPNALHIWPRGHYMCIALPNDERTFTVTLFMPHGGEYPCFELVKTADQAQALFERDFADALPLIPNLRRDYEANPTGMLATLYLDRWHLDGRAVLIGDAAHAMVPFHGQGMNCAFEDCVALANHLGGQDSLEDAFAAFEAQRKPDAEAIQQMALENYIEMRDKVDDSAFLLQRQLELALQERHPGRFVPHYAMVSFMRIPYSVALHRSEVQRGILEAATRGLDSLDGVDWAAVDAEVLAKLEPL, from the coding sequence GCTCGCGCAACGCGGTTGGGCCGTGGACGTGTACGAAAAACGCGGCGATCCGCGCGTGCACGGCTACGCCGGCGGGCGTTCGATCAACCTCGCGCTGGCTGAACGCGGCCGCCACGCATTGCGGCAGGCGAACGTCGACGACGCGGTGATGGCCAAGGCGGTGATGATGCGCGGGCGTTTCGTGCATCCGCTGCACGGCGAGCCGGGCTTGCAACGCTACGGCCGCGACGACTCCGAGGTGATCTGGTCGGTGAGCCGCGGCGAACTCAACATCGCCCTGCTCGACGCCGCGCAGGCCGCGGGCGCACGCCTGCATTTCGACCACGGGCTCGAGCGCGTGGATTTCGACGCCGGGCTCGCGCATTTCCGCCAGGCGGATGGCGTCGGAACCGCGCGACCGTTCCATGCCCTGGTCGGTGCCGATGGCGCGGGCTCCGCATTGCGCGGACAGATGGCGCCGCACGTCGCGCTGAACGAACGCACCGAGTGGCTGGACCACGGCTACAAGGAACTGGAGATCCCGCCGACCGCCGACGGCGATTTCCGCATCGAACCGAACGCGCTGCACATCTGGCCGCGCGGGCACTACATGTGCATCGCCCTGCCCAACGACGAACGCACCTTTACCGTCACGCTGTTCATGCCACACGGTGGCGAATACCCCTGCTTCGAGTTGGTGAAGACCGCGGACCAGGCGCAGGCGCTGTTCGAACGCGATTTCGCCGACGCGCTGCCGCTGATCCCGAACCTGCGCCGCGATTACGAAGCCAACCCGACCGGCATGCTCGCCACGCTCTACCTCGACCGCTGGCACCTCGACGGCCGCGCGGTGCTGATCGGCGACGCCGCGCACGCGATGGTGCCGTTCCACGGCCAGGGCATGAACTGCGCGTTCGAGGATTGCGTGGCGCTGGCGAATCATCTCGGCGGCCAGGATTCGCTGGAAGACGCCTTCGCCGCGTTCGAAGCGCAACGCAAGCCGGATGCGGAAGCGATCCAGCAAATGGCGCTGGAGAACTACATCGAGATGCGCGACAAGGTCGACGATTCGGCCTTCCTGCTGCAGCGCCAGCTGGAACTCGCGCTGCAGGAACGGCACCCGGGCCGCTTCGTGCCGCATTACGCCATGGTCAGCTTCATGCGCATTCCCTACTCCGTCGCCCTGCACCGCAGCGAGGTGCAGCGCGGGATCCTCGAAGCCGCGACCCGCGGCCTGGATTCGCTGGACGGCGTCGACTGGGCTGCGGTCGATGCCGAGGTGCTGGCGAAGCTGGAACCCCTGTAG